The genomic stretch GGATGACGTCCGCCGTGCCGGGCGAGAGCAGCAGCGTGTTCTCCGTCAACTGGACGATCTCGCCGAAGCTGAGATGGGCGGGATCGTACTGGTTGAAGAAGTAATGGGTCATCAAGGGGTTGTCCACATTGATGGTGGCCTTGGCCGAGGAGGCGTAGTAGGCGATGGCCCCGGCATTGGCCTTGTGCAGCAGCAGCTCGGACATGGCCGAGGAGTCCGGGTTGTCGTAGTCGCCCACATTGCAGGACCAGGCGAAGCAGATGGGATACATGCCGTTGTTGGTCAGGAAGCGGATGTCCGTGGAGCGGAAGAGGCTGCTGGACGAGTAGATGCTGCGCGAACCGTGACCGTTGTAGTTCAGCACCGAGCAGCCGGCGTTGAAGAGGTCGATGAAATCCAGGGCGCCGCCGCGGTAGGGCGAGTTGCCCCGCACGTGGATCTGGGCCACGGGGTAGTCCCGGGGCACGATGTAGCGCGCCACCAGCTCGTTGCCCACCTCGAAGGCCTGCTCATTGCCCTGGTCGGCGGCCATCACCTGGGTCTCCATCCAGCGGCCGGCGTTCTGTCCTTCGCGGTATTGCCGGTGCTTGGCCAGGAAGGCGTCCAACTGGGTCGAGGTGTGGACGGAGATGCGCCCCACGAACAGGTCCTGGAAAGTGTCGGGCACGATGCCGACGACCTGGCCGCCGAAGGTGCGCAGCGTGTCCTGGCCCACCAGGTAAGTGAAGGGCTCGTCCGTGGCCGTGGCGCCCGAGGTATTGGTCTGCGTCCACCAGGTGGGCACCTGGGTGCGGTAGAGGGGCTCCCGGGACAGCTCCATCTGGTTGGCATAGCTGGCCTTGCCCACCAGGGTGAGGTAACTGGGCGAGGGGGCCTGCCAGGCCGTGAAGGCGTGCTGGACGAAATCCTGCAGGGCCTGGGCGCTGAGCTGGCCGCCGCCGAACTCGCTGTAGACGGCCTCGATGTCCACCAGCTTGACGCTCATGCCCTGGCGATGGAAGTCGGCCAACTCCTGCAGGCGGTTGTGATAGCTGGCTGGCGCCACGATCAGGTTGTCCGCCTGCTGGCCCGTGTCCCGCAGCCGCGCGTTGGCATGGCGCACGATGCGGGCCGGTGGCTTCAAGGCGGTAATCGGGGAGATGAACAGGTCCCCTTCGCCCGCCCCGGCGTGGAAGCGCACGGCGTCGGAGCGGCCCGCCACCGGCTCCGCGCCCAGCAGGCGGAAGCCGTCCTCGCGCAGCAGCAGGGGATTTGTGTCGCTGAGGCCGCCCACCACCGCGTTGCCCGCGGCCAACTGGGCGAGCGGCGCTTGCAGCTGGCCATCGTCCAGGACAAGCAGGGAGCGCAGGTAGGCGATGTCCATCCAGTTGAGGTAGAGCAGATCGCTGCTCTGCCCGCGATCCAGCGGCAGTTCGAACTCCAGGGTGATTTGCCGGCGGTCGGCCAGGGCGCCGGGAGGAAGGGGATACCAGTTGGTGATGGTCTCGCGCTGGTTGCTCGCCTCCAGGTCGCCCACCCACTGTCCGTCCAGGCGCACCACGGCGTGGTGGTCGGCGCCGGGGATGTTGACGATGGAGTTGCCGCGAATGGCAAAACGGATGTGGTCCAGTTGGTCGCCCGCGCCGCCCAGTGCGTCGTTCACAATCACATTGAGGTTGAAGGTGGCGGGCGTGCCCACCGCCGTGAATTGCCGCCACAGCCAGTGGTCGCTGTACTCCGGCCCCAGGGGCTCGTTCTCGAGCTGGGTCCAGATCGCATCCCGCTCGAAGTGATGCATGTGGCGGTAGTGGTCCAGGTCCTCCAGCAGGGCCTCCGGCGCGGCGGTCTGGTCGATGAAGCGCCGGCCAGTCCCCCGGCCCCACGTCAGGAAATAGGCCCGCTCCGGCCCGTAAAAGGAGGTGGGGAAGTGCTCGCCCACCCGCTTGCGCCCGGCGAAGACGAAGAAGTCGGTTCGATGGAGGACGCCGTCGGCGCCGTCCTGCATGAACAGGGGCACTTCGCGTCCGTCCTCCCACAGGGAGAGCGTGGCGGGGTCGATCCCCGCCAGGTCCACTCCCGCCTTCTGCAGATCCTCGCCCGTCACCTTGACCAGCCCGTCCTCGTCCACCATCAGCCGCAGGATCCAGTCATCGTCCAGGGCGGGATTGAGGTTGGCCAGGGCGCCGCGGGATTCGCCGGCCAGGTGGCGTGGATCCCGCCGCCAGCCCCTGGCCTGCTCGTGGTTGAGCAGCAGGCGATCGAACTGGCGCTCGAAGACGGCGGATTCCCGCCAGGCCCGCCCCGGGCGGCTGTCGGCCAGGGCCAGGCGGGCCTGTTCCTGGGCATCGGGCAGGAAGACCAGCTGGAACTCCAGGGCGGAGATCCGGCGCCAGGATCCGGTGAAGACGGCCAGGTCGACGGCCAGCCGCTGGATCTTCTGGGAGCGCATCCAGCCCAGGTCGAGCAGACGCAGGCCGGGACGCTCCGGTGCGCCGGACCGCCCCAGGCTGTCCACCGCCGTGCTCTCCCGGAGAGGGGCGGGCCAGGACTCCTCACGCAGCTCCTCGCGCAGGATGCGCAAGCTGGGCCGGGTGCCCGGGGGCACGGCCAAGCTCAAGGGCGCGCTCAGCCAGGCGGCCTCCCCCTCCTGGAAAAGGCTGGCCCCCCGGGAATGCAGCTGAGCCCGTTCCTCGCCGTCAAGCTCGACGGGCAGCACGAGCAGGTCGCTGCAATCGATGCGGACCGTGACGGCCT from bacterium encodes the following:
- a CDS encoding C25 family cysteine peptidase, with amino-acid sequence MLPSCPLPGRPSRAVGPLKQIILPLLTLLLLAGDARAFEAILVEQSEQAVTVRIDCSDLLVLPVELDGEERAQLHSRGASLFQEGEAAWLSAPLSLAVPPGTRPSLRILREELREESWPAPLRESTAVDSLGRSGAPERPGLRLLDLGWMRSQKIQRLAVDLAVFTGSWRRISALEFQLVFLPDAQEQARLALADSRPGRAWRESAVFERQFDRLLLNHEQARGWRRDPRHLAGESRGALANLNPALDDDWILRLMVDEDGLVKVTGEDLQKAGVDLAGIDPATLSLWEDGREVPLFMQDGADGVLHRTDFFVFAGRKRVGEHFPTSFYGPERAYFLTWGRGTGRRFIDQTAAPEALLEDLDHYRHMHHFERDAIWTQLENEPLGPEYSDHWLWRQFTAVGTPATFNLNVIVNDALGGAGDQLDHIRFAIRGNSIVNIPGADHHAVVRLDGQWVGDLEASNQRETITNWYPLPPGALADRRQITLEFELPLDRGQSSDLLYLNWMDIAYLRSLLVLDDGQLQAPLAQLAAGNAVVGGLSDTNPLLLREDGFRLLGAEPVAGRSDAVRFHAGAGEGDLFISPITALKPPARIVRHANARLRDTGQQADNLIVAPASYHNRLQELADFHRQGMSVKLVDIEAVYSEFGGGQLSAQALQDFVQHAFTAWQAPSPSYLTLVGKASYANQMELSREPLYRTQVPTWWTQTNTSGATATDEPFTYLVGQDTLRTFGGQVVGIVPDTFQDLFVGRISVHTSTQLDAFLAKHRQYREGQNAGRWMETQVMAADQGNEQAFEVGNELVARYIVPRDYPVAQIHVRGNSPYRGGALDFIDLFNAGCSVLNYNGHGSRSIYSSSSLFRSTDIRFLTNNGMYPICFAWSCNVGDYDNPDSSAMSELLLHKANAGAIAYYASSAKATINVDNPLMTHYFFNQYDPAHLSFGEIVQLTENTLLLSPGTADVIHMYNLQGDPALVPALPRRKLAAEPALLMLGSDDPATFVVRTDPPGLGGTLEITFLPYDGRPSNFQGNQRRVWNQAFSDGQTVTLTLPAITEARKARLLLAMNTPAGRVTGYLPLFLNLPYAGISDHQPARGLAGAPLTFSFESPLAVDSVQVLTNFWPDSLARMWMQALGDGRFTRRIAHLPAHSTSTYRQLTREWMSGWEIPVNTWPPYQLHGLIYRMRIYDGEPYTDSNGNGSYNAGEPYVDVNGNGQWDPPGEPFNDINGNGLADAGEPFQDLNGNGIRDGWIELPGAFVSVLDNERLSAVDTLITVRAEQDSLAAALRWSVSASQPVDEASLRLAREIESGGWVNLWEGRLPAGPGTQHFQQPVALGPGPQRLRFTAGPLWLEGTELSGVDPLVLADEFLLLTPGAGSGGALGLDGTGHWRLELPAGRLQEAAQLNPALHASAQTGLRESSQGQPGLGFLLAAGSDSLWRPLDLAPRSAARPVSDLRPADGRLGCLIRPGARFQFNDGVLGDTLPKALARWIPDRGLWVVQPGTVDSSANGWDIQSQLALQPGWLAPVALRDQTGPALAVQVAGQWFASGDMVAREPVFQFYLSDPDGIDLGEGRAAPLIRLNGQAVPAEQLQVGEGTTGLHVQWSPGRLEPGSQHELSLQVHDALGNGADLETAFRVATDLSLDFFANHPNPFQNETVLAWQLSNLPRSLRFEIYTASGRLVRRLSVPTPRLGYDELVWDGRDQEGREVANGVYFVRVVAGGNGSIDETFKLARLK